aataaatattaaatgatGGTGTATAAGCAGTCTGTGAAGTTTGTGTATGTAGTGTTTCTGTTAATTGTGGATGGAAGTTTAATTCATTAGAATAGTGTCATAACTCTTTCTCACCTTTCTAGATATTTGTTTGAAGGAGGTAACTTCAATTGCAGACAGCCTCTATAATATTCAACTTTTGAGAGAATTCTCAAATGAATAtctaaacaaatgtttttacCTCACATTGGAGGACATGTTATATGCTCCTTTGGTTTTAAAGGTAAGAAACATAATgaaggatatatttttaaataaaatgtgggTAAATCGTAAGTGTTTTGTTATTGAggtatgttttttcttttttcctgttttagcCTAACGTCATGGTATTCATTGCTGAACTCTTCTGGTGGTTTGAGAATGTCAAACCAGACTTTGTACAACCAAGAGAtattcaggaaataaaagatgGTAAGTTTTTAACTCTTGATAGATTTTagcatgttatttaaaatacttacattACAGTGAAACTGTTGCACAGCGGTGTTTCCTttggagttttctttctatCCAAACTTTCTGCTTGCTGGGGGTCTTTGAAAGCAGTAAAAGTGGAAAGGAAGTTAGTCCTAGATCCCCTTGAGTTCTGATTTTTTGAATGAGATaggtaattttttccctaaaactGCTAATTATTTACTTGTAACTTTCTTTCCATTAAGGTCACCAtaagatacatattttaaagactaGTACTTAAGGTTTCATTTTAGTGTTGTGTCATAAAGTTTCCATTCTAAAGTACTGCAACcttcctgttctgttttgttatttcaaTGGCTAGTGTAAGTTGTGTTAATGTTATAAATATATGCACAGTTAAAACAGTGttgcagcagaagagcagtCGTCCACCTGTTCCTATTTCCAATGCAACTAAGCGAAGTTTCATGGCTAGCCCTGCTAGTACAAGTCCAGCAGACTTGCAGCCCTCGGCTCAGACAGGCCCTGAAGCTTGCAATAGATACTACCTGCACCCTGAGGAGCCTGACTATCTGTAAGTCTGTTTTCATGTTGTTTAGAGTAATCTTCTTCCATTTATGCTTCCATTTGGATAACCTAGGAATTTCTGCTGCTAAATGTTCTGATTTTGCTACAAACTGAGTGAATTTGAGTTGTGTGCAGTCAGTCTCTAAAATGTTCTCAATTCTCAAGTTCAAAGAAACACTTTGCACTGTTATATTTGATCTTTGTTTGGCAAATGCCAATAACCCCCGCCAGGAAATGTCACCATTGCATGATAGAAGAAGTTAGTctaatttctattttgaaaaaaatgtgaaacatgaAAACTGTTCAAGCAGCTCATCTTTACTAGCCGTATTCTATAAATgatgacaggaaaacaaacttaAATAGGGTCTAATGTACAAGAAGGTTAGCGACAAGGTTTTTCAGCTGACCTAAGTTTGATGGCAACCAATAAGTTATTTCAACCTTTACTTTGTCTCTAATGTACTATTTACATAAGCTACATTTTAAATCTGCTGTATTTAGAAAGTTAAACAGTTTGATTTCAGGTAGTAGGTTTACTTTTATATTGTTACATGtgaaaaccttttcttctccttaagTAACTtctttaacattaaaattaatgttataTTATTGTGTTTTAAAGAGGATGGGGGTAACTATTACCAGTGTAACTTCGCAACtatataatttttctcattatagaaaaaaaattgttgtagtaatgaatttttgcttttctgaattagTGGCAAAGGAGGAAGCCCTGCCTTTAGCCCTTCCCATCCACTGCTCCCTTTGagacaaaagcaacaaaaatctTTACAGGGAGAAGACAGCCCTGGTAAGTCTACCTTGAATTTGCATTTCAACAGGCAATGACCATCAATGTCAATACAGCAACGAATAAAAATATAAGTTCATATATGTGAATGATCTAAAATTGAATTAAACTGCAGTCAGCCGAGTGGTAAGCATGTTTAGTTTGAGTAAATCATCTTTGTTTGCATTCAAAGATGTTAAAGATCTTTTAAGAAAGttactggattttaaaaatttttttctctcacaaatGAGTTTATTTCTCAGAATCTCAAGTGCAAGAATTTAAGACTAATAATGTcagttttgtgaaaagaaaggaaaaagccacTTGTCCAATGTTCATAAAACTAGCAAAAGTCTTAAGAAGTAAGATTGTCATCCAGAATGACAAACTCTCTCTAATACTTGACAGATTTTgcctaaacatttttttaattactgaaaaccTAGGTTTTCAGACTTACCCAGAGATgctcagaatttcttttcttttgtcagcTGAGGTACCAACCAAACATTCCAACTGCTTAGGCTCTAACAACATGCAGCaaggacacttttttttaaaggttggGGGGCTGACaaggaaagcaaattaaacagTTTAATGTTTGGAAATCCAAAAGTCAGAGATGTATGTGTGGTCacttttaattgtatttttttcaggctttgacTGTCTGTCTTTGGGTAATATTTcagcaaatctgttttctgctgccATCTCTTGGTGAAAGAGTTTATTATGTTTGCtattaaataaagtaaaagtgCTAGTTTAAAGACCGTTTCTAAACTgttaacaatttaaaaatatttcaggtcaTCGGCATCGTTCTAATTCTCTGACCCGTGTTGACGGGCAACCACGAGGTTCAGTTCTTGCATGGCCAGAGAGGAAACCCAGGTAACAGATGCATTTTAAGTATTACCGTACTGTTTAATGGAAGGATACTGTGACAATTTCATTGTAGTAATGTGGTATCGCTTCCTTAGAACTGGACCGAGAGTcgcttaattttgttttcttttaatgtacGTTTTCAGAGATGACTGATTTTAGGGTTGCAATTGGAAAGACTTTAAACGTGGTTTTCAGTAATCACTGTTGAAAATTGAAGTATCTGAAGCTGCTATTTAGTATTGCTGGTCACTTTTGATACAgcatacatttttcaaatggagCAAAAATTTTATATCTGTCTATATCATGGTCCTTAGTTCAATGAATTGTAACTTTTTGTGCTTAAGCGTGAGTAGACTATTCTTATCTTTTCTAGGCCTCTGTCTCAGCCAACACCATTTGCTCTTCATCATTCTGCCAGTAGTGATGTGGACCCTGGGTCTGGTGATAGCATTAGTCTGGCTAGATCAATCAGCAAAGACAGTCTTGCTTCAAACATTGTTAATGTAACTCCAAAAAATCAGCCCCATCCTCCATCAGTGAAAACTAACGGGAAGAGTTTGCTGAACAATGTTGAAATCgaggatgaagatgaagagCTTATTGCAATAATCAGATCTGAAGAAAGGCCAAACCGTGGTGACCTTGAATTGCAGAATGCGTCAGCCAGGGTGCCTAGCATAGTTGCAACTGCATGGTCTCCAAAAACGAATAGCGAGACTTCAGAAAGCAAACCAGACAGTTTTTACTTGGAGCCTTTAATGCCTGCCATTCTAAaaccagcaaaggaaaaacagataatCAATAAAGAGGAAGAATGTGGGGAGGGGAAACAAAGGAGTTTTACAACAAAGAGATTAAATGAAGGACACTTGCCTTTGATCCGCAAGAAAACAAGTAGCAGTCATGGTGAGCATGACCTCAATAGGACTTTTACTCCGATTTCTAGTTCTGATTTCACTCCAGTTGCAGATCCTAGTACTGCAGATTCAGTGGCACTGGTGGAGGCAGGTTTAGAAGCTTCCAGACCTTTGGCTAGTAGCAGTTTCGATCCTTCCACTCAGGAGCTATCCCCTGGAGgattttttcttcatgctgctAAATCTGATGATGATATAGCAAGTAAAGTCAATGTAAGTTATGTGAAAAGTCTCAATTCGCATGTTCCGGATACTACATGGACTATGGTGAGACAGGACTCTGATTCAGATCTCTTAGACATAGAAGATGCTGAACAGGATTTGGTAGTCATAGACGACCATCCTATAGTCACTAAATACATTGGTGAGGAAGAATCTGCAAAATTGCAAGAAGATATGAAGGTAAAAGAACATGAAGATAAGGATGATGCTAGTGGACGTTCCAGCCCGTGTTTGAGTACAATTTCTCAAGTTAGCAGTGTGTCAATGACTAGTGGGAGTGTCCGAATGACCAACTTCGCAGAACGAAAGCTTCAGAGACTTAATAGCTATGAAACAAAGTCCAGCACAAGTAGTTCACAAAAGACCACACCAGATGGATCAGAAAGCTGCCCAGCACCACTAACCACATGGAAACAAAAGCGAGAACAAAGCCCcaacagacaaaataaagatAACGTTAATCTTTTAGCTTCTGAACTGGTGCAGCTTCATATGCAGTTGGAAGAGAAACGAAGGGCAATAGAAGCtcagaagaagaagatggaagcGTTATCGGCAAGGCAGCGACTAAAATTGGGCAAGGCAGCTTTCTTGCATGTTgttaaaaaagggaaatctCCTGATGCTCCACAACCTCTTAAACcagaacattttgcaaaagaatATTCTCGGCACAATGGTGAAGACTTAGATGAAGTTTCTTTGGGTTCCAAATCTGAGGAGTTTCTtgtgaaagaggaggagagagaggaaatgcTTAATGATTCTCAAGAagtaacaaaagtaaaaatgcaagAAAGCCTAGCTTTTGCTGAGCAACATAAACCAAAAGACTCTGCTGCTATACatgatttggaaaaaagtaaaattatttctgttgccCTCCTGGAAGACAATGTTACTGAAGTGGATATAAATGAATGTGATCTTTCTAttgaaaaactgaatgaaacAATCAGTACACTTCAGCAGGCGATATTAAAGATTTCTCAGCAACAGGAACTACTTATGAAATCTCCATCCGTGCCATCCCCAGGAACCAGAAGTAACTCTCAGGACCAAAAGGTAAAACCATCGATTCATTTTGTTGAGCCCCTGTCTCCAACTGGAATGAACAGTCTTCGTAAACCGCCTCGATTTGGTCAAGGAAGGAGTCCTCGATCAGGAAGACCAACTGATCTGAAAGTCGCTAAAGACAGACAACAAAATTCAGCACGTGTTAAAACCCCAACACAAAGTGTAGAGACCTTACCACATTTAAGATCATTTCCGTCCAATAGCTTGTCAAAGACACCAACAGAAATTGGCTTGGAAAGTAGTCCTGATCATGGAAGTGGTTCTcaagaaaagtgtttctttgaTACCTATAGACTTCATGATGAGAGCAATCAACGGGCACTTGTTCTCTCCACCTCCAAAGatgcaaatattatttctgaaatgagcAAAGAGGTGAATAACAGCTTCAAGGAAACAGGGTTGAATTCTTCTGATggctcaggaaaagaaaatgtcccAGTGGATGAGCCACTGAGAAGCAAGGCTAATCTCATTGAAGTAGACTTGTCTGACTTAAAAGCTCCAGATGAAGGAGAGCTTGAAAACCAGGATAGCTCTACGGATATAATTAGTGAAGGTGATCAGAAGtctggtgtgggttttttcttcaagGTAAATATATTACCTTCCTATGTTTGGTTGTTGTTACACATTTGCCCAGCATTAGAACTATTTTTGTCCACTTCATTCTTTAGTCTTCTGATGGAACACAGTACATTTTGGTTGCAATATTAGAATTCTAAAAAACTGCATTGGAAAAGAATTGcttgtgcagaaaaaaatttttgacTTAATGTATGAAATCCTGATAAGAATTTACCGTTTTGAAATCCCAGCATTCTGTGAACCTGTatcaactgaaagaaaaaattctgtcaGAACACGGGTGTCTAGCAAAAGCCTCCTGAAGAGGTTTTAAAACTTGTCAGGGAGCTGAGAGTCtgaactggggtttttttggcatttgCACCCAAATTTCTCCGATTTTGAGCAGCCTAGCAGCCTAAAAGTCAAGGGCTCTAATGGAGAATTTGGTTGTATGGCTGTAGATGCAAGTGAAAGATTAGATGCTTCAGTGCACTGTTGGAAGAAATTACTGGGTTTtatgcagttttcatttttgtcctaTAATGGTAGTGTATAGGGCTCATGATGAAAATGCGTtacatttaagtaatttttctcattttgcagcGAACTCTGGCTTGGGGAAAGGGTTGTTGTTAAGCTGTTGGGGTTTTTAGTACAGTGGTATTTCTTATATTGTTGGGTtggatgttttttaaataatgtgtcTACTCCTAGTGAAGTTCAGAACTGCTATCGGAACATTTAGTATCTTAATTTCTGCTTAGCAATGATTATTGTGGATGCCTCAAATGTGCTGACGTGAtgatactttttaaatttctctttcaagaaaGTCAAGCTAGATCGTCTCAATCTTGGTGAATTTAACTTCCAGTTTTACATAGTGTGATTAATATTGACTGACTGAAAGGTTATTGTTATGCTGGGGTTATTTGTGCTGTCCATCCTAGCCCACATGGTAGTTGCATTGTACTTTGCAGTTCTAGAAGGTTTTGTGATGATTAAACGTACTTAAAAACAAGTCAGAGTAAGATGAgaccctttttttctcctcacagaCTTAAGGGAACACTAAAACTGTCTCTTAAATTTTTCTTGAGGAACAAAAAGTTCAATACAGTTCTGACTTACACTCATCGATTCTAAAAATGTCAAGATTTCCGAAAGTAATAGCTTAGGTTTTCCTAAAATCTTCCTGGAATCCTCAGCAATCTTGTGATGTCCAgcttaatatattttcttctattctttaAAACTCTCTATCCCTATGAATTTTGCAGGatgaacagaaagcagaagatgagCTCGCGAAAAAACGTGCCGCGTTCCTTTTGAAACAGCAGCGCAAAGCTGAGGAGGCTCGGATTCGGAAACAGCAGTTGGAGGCTGAAGTTGAACAAAAAAGAGACGAAGCTCGGTAGTAACATGTGGAAAAGAATACTTCTTTTTATCTTCAAGATGAGGAAAACTATTATATGTTGACTTTAAtgttgtgtttgcttttcagtcGCAAAGCTGAGGAGGACCGAATAcggaaagaagaggagaaggctcGAAGAGAACTTATCAAGCAAGAAtatctgaggaaaaaacagcagcaaattttGGAGGAGCAAGGGCTTGGAAAGCCCAAAACAAAGCCCAAAAAACCCAGGCCAAAGTCAGTCCATCGTGAAGAATCTTACAGTGATTCAGGGACAAAGTGTTCTTCCACACGTAAGAATTTTGATTTGTTTACTCTTGCTGAGTCTGCAAATCTGCTTTAACAAAatgattttcacattttctcttttattttgtagCTGATAATTTGAGCAGTGCTCAGTCTGGTTCCAGTCTTTCTTTGGCCTCGGCAGCAACAACTGAACCTGAAAGTGTACACTCTGGTGGCACGCCATCTCAGAGGTAGAGAggcttaattttaatttttttattttttactatgtTATGAAATAGTGTTGGGATTCAGTGTTGTTTGCTTCAGTTCACTGGCATAGAGGCACAATAGTAATTAGTGAATTCACCTTCTATTTTATGTGGCTGCCAACTCCGATGTTCTGTACAAActtgcaattttgttttgttttctcccaaaGGAATAATAGAATTTTGCTTTGATAATCTAGCAGGGAGAATCTGactgttttgggggaggaaaagggacaATAGCCTGTTCCATTCAGGGCCAGCAACTGGTGAATTTAAgattggaggggaaaaaaacaaaatcttggcgtataatttttttttatccacccccccctgccccgcccaGAGTTGAATCAATGGAGTCCTTACCAATACTGAGCAGAAATCCtagcagaaacacagaaagagatTGGGAGAACGCTTCAACAGCATCTTCTATTGCTTCAGTGGCAGAATACACAGGTGACTATTTTGTTTTAGTTCGAGCATTTGTTATGAATAACAGGTCATAAAAAGCTGGTGTATTTCATGTGACACGTTATTTTTGAGAAGTTGTCAGGTGTATTTTGTTCTGGTTTATATCTCTAAAAGTAAGTTATTGTAGAAGAGTatttgagaggtttttttcactttgatgAATGAAAAATCTTCATGTTCATAAATGTAGGGCGAATAATTTTTACTTGTTTATCTTCCTTAGGTCCAAAATTATTTAAGGAACCCAGCAGCAAATCAAACAAACCTATTATTCACAATGCTATATCTCATTGCTGTCTTGCTGGAAAAGTGAATGAACCACATAAGAATTCAATATTAGAggtaaacattaaaatacaaaattattaatgcactcacaataaaaatgtatctgtaaTGCTCATTTCATAATCCCACTGATGCATTGTGGTGAATGCCATTTCCTAAAGGGTACCTGTATTGAGAATCCTTTACTTCCCGTGACTGTATGGACTTGTGCAAAACATGATCCTGTATTAAGAGTTCAACTCGTAAGTTTATAGAAGGACTGAAAATCATAGTTACTGATGTAGCATTTCGAAAAACTTTAAATGCTTATTT
Above is a window of Gymnogyps californianus isolate 813 chromosome 18, ASM1813914v2, whole genome shotgun sequence DNA encoding:
- the CAMSAP1 gene encoding calmodulin-regulated spectrin-associated protein 1 isoform X2, producing the protein MVDVDVCAGGDSTRRKMDALTDSAVEIVPLELYDSARAKIAANLQWICAKAYGIDNVPEELKDPFYIDQYEQEHIKPPVIKLLLSSELYCRVCSLILKGDQVAALQGHQSVIQALSRKGIYVMESDDTPVSESDLGCAPIKMSSHMAMIDALMMAYTVEMISIEKVVASVKRFSTFSASKELPYDLEDAMVFWINKVNLKMREITEKEIKLKQQLMESPGHQKVRYRRDHLSSRQLPYFPLLEDLMKDGSDGAALLAVIHYYCPEQMKLDDICLKEVTSIADSLYNIQLLREFSNEYLNKCFYLTLEDMLYAPLVLKPNVMVFIAELFWWFENVKPDFVQPRDIQEIKDVKTVLQQKSSRPPVPISNATKRSFMASPASTSPADLQPSAQTGPEACNRYYLHPEEPDYLGKGGSPAFSPSHPLLPLRQKQQKSLQGEDSPGHRHRSNSLTRVDGQPRGSVLAWPERKPRPLSQPTPFALHHSASSDVDPGSGDSISLARSISKDSLASNIVNVTPKNQPHPPSVKTNGKSLLNNVEIEDEDEELIAIIRSEERPNRGDLELQNASARVPSIVATAWSPKTNSETSESKPDSFYLEPLMPAILKPAKEKQIINKEEECGEGKQRSFTTKRLNEGHLPLIRKKTSSSHGEHDLNRTFTPISSSDFTPVADPSTADSVALVEAGLEASRPLASSSFDPSTQELSPGGFFLHAAKSDDDIASKVNVSYVKSLNSHVPDTTWTMVRQDSDSDLLDIEDAEQDLVVIDDHPIVTKYIGEEESAKLQEDMKVKEHEDKDDASGRSSPCLSTISQVSSVSMTSGSVRMTNFAERKLQRLNSYETKSSTSSSQKTTPDGSESCPAPLTTWKQKREQSPNRQNKDNVNLLASELVQLHMQLEEKRRAIEAQKKKMEALSARQRLKLGKAAFLHVVKKGKSPDAPQPLKPEHFAKEYSRHNGEDLDEVSLGSKSEEFLVKEEEREEMLNDSQEVTKVKMQESLAFAEQHKPKDSAAIHDLEKSKIISVALLEDNVTEVDINECDLSIEKLNETISTLQQAILKISQQQELLMKSPSVPSPGTRSNSQDQKVKPSIHFVEPLSPTGMNSLRKPPRFGQGRSPRSGRPTDLKVAKDRQQNSARVKTPTQSVETLPHLRSFPSNSLSKTPTEIGLESSPDHGSGSQEKCFFDTYRLHDESNQRALVLSTSKDANIISEMSKEVNNSFKETGLNSSDGSGKENVPVDEPLRSKANLIEVDLSDLKAPDEGELENQDSSTDIISEGDQKSGVGFFFKDEQKAEDELAKKRAAFLLKQQRKAEEARIRKQQLEAEVEQKRDEARRKAEEDRIRKEEEKARRELIKQEYLRKKQQQILEEQGLGKPKTKPKKPRPKSVHREESYSDSGTKCSSTPDNLSSAQSGSSLSLASAATTEPESVHSGGTPSQRVESMESLPILSRNPSRNTERDWENASTASSIASVAEYTGPKLFKEPSSKSNKPIIHNAISHCCLAGKVNEPHKNSILEELEKCDANHYIILFRDAGCQFRALYCYYPDTEEIYKLTGTGPKSITKKMIDKLYKYSSDRKQFNVIPAKTMSVSVDALTIHNHLWQAKRPAVPKKTQTRK
- the CAMSAP1 gene encoding calmodulin-regulated spectrin-associated protein 1 isoform X1, translated to MSRAATHSPLRPPRLRGCRRLPPMVDVDVCAGGDSTRRKMDALTDSAVEIVPLELYDSARAKIAANLQWICAKAYGIDNVPEELKDPFYIDQYEQEHIKPPVIKLLLSSELYCRVCSLILKGDQVAALQGHQSVIQALSRKGIYVMESDDTPVSESDLGCAPIKMSSHMAMIDALMMAYTVEMISIEKVVASVKRFSTFSASKELPYDLEDAMVFWINKVNLKMREITEKEIKLKQQLMESPGHQKSPSKWYWKLVPVRYRRDHLSSRQLPYFPLLEDLMKDGSDGAALLAVIHYYCPEQMKLDDICLKEVTSIADSLYNIQLLREFSNEYLNKCFYLTLEDMLYAPLVLKPNVMVFIAELFWWFENVKPDFVQPRDIQEIKDVKTVLQQKSSRPPVPISNATKRSFMASPASTSPADLQPSAQTGPEACNRYYLHPEEPDYLGKGGSPAFSPSHPLLPLRQKQQKSLQGEDSPGHRHRSNSLTRVDGQPRGSVLAWPERKPRPLSQPTPFALHHSASSDVDPGSGDSISLARSISKDSLASNIVNVTPKNQPHPPSVKTNGKSLLNNVEIEDEDEELIAIIRSEERPNRGDLELQNASARVPSIVATAWSPKTNSETSESKPDSFYLEPLMPAILKPAKEKQIINKEEECGEGKQRSFTTKRLNEGHLPLIRKKTSSSHGEHDLNRTFTPISSSDFTPVADPSTADSVALVEAGLEASRPLASSSFDPSTQELSPGGFFLHAAKSDDDIASKVNVSYVKSLNSHVPDTTWTMVRQDSDSDLLDIEDAEQDLVVIDDHPIVTKYIGEEESAKLQEDMKVKEHEDKDDASGRSSPCLSTISQVSSVSMTSGSVRMTNFAERKLQRLNSYETKSSTSSSQKTTPDGSESCPAPLTTWKQKREQSPNRQNKDNVNLLASELVQLHMQLEEKRRAIEAQKKKMEALSARQRLKLGKAAFLHVVKKGKSPDAPQPLKPEHFAKEYSRHNGEDLDEVSLGSKSEEFLVKEEEREEMLNDSQEVTKVKMQESLAFAEQHKPKDSAAIHDLEKSKIISVALLEDNVTEVDINECDLSIEKLNETISTLQQAILKISQQQELLMKSPSVPSPGTRSNSQDQKVKPSIHFVEPLSPTGMNSLRKPPRFGQGRSPRSGRPTDLKVAKDRQQNSARVKTPTQSVETLPHLRSFPSNSLSKTPTEIGLESSPDHGSGSQEKCFFDTYRLHDESNQRALVLSTSKDANIISEMSKEVNNSFKETGLNSSDGSGKENVPVDEPLRSKANLIEVDLSDLKAPDEGELENQDSSTDIISEGDQKSGVGFFFKDEQKAEDELAKKRAAFLLKQQRKAEEARIRKQQLEAEVEQKRDEARRKAEEDRIRKEEEKARRELIKQEYLRKKQQQILEEQGLGKPKTKPKKPRPKSVHREESYSDSGTKCSSTPDNLSSAQSGSSLSLASAATTEPESVHSGGTPSQRVESMESLPILSRNPSRNTERDWENASTASSIASVAEYTGPKLFKEPSSKSNKPIIHNAISHCCLAGKVNEPHKNSILEELEKCDANHYIILFRDAGCQFRALYCYYPDTEEIYKLTGTGPKSITKKMIDKLYKYSSDRKQFNVIPAKTMSVSVDALTIHNHLWQAKRPAVPKKTQTRK